The Haloplanus natans DSM 17983 DNA segment GACGGTCAGGGCGCGGTCCGCTCGGGGGCGCGGGGCGATACGGTCTCCGCGTCCGTTCTGGGCGGTCGATCGGTGGCGCTCGCCGATTCGAGCCGTAGCCGGAACACGGTGCCGTCGGGGCCGGTGGTTTCGAGGCGTAACCGTCCGCCGTACAGTTCGACGAGATGCTGGCTCAAAAACAGGCCGTAGCCGTGATCGCCGGATTCCGGGGGGTCGAACAGCGTCGCCCGCGCCGCGTCGGGGATACCCGGTCCGTCGTCACACACTCGGACGACGACGATGTCGTCGTCGGCCCGGATGCCGATCCGGACGGTCGGGTCGTCGCAGTGCAGGGTCGCGTTCTCGACGAGGTTGACGAACACCCGGTCGAGCAGGTCGCCGGCGGCAGCGTACACCGGACCGGACGCGTCCACGGTCACCGTCGCGCGCCCCTCGTCGACGTTCACCCGCTCGGCCGTCGCCTCGGCGATGGCGGTCACGTCCGTCGGCTGGATGCGCAGGTTCTCGCCGTCGGCGTTCATGATCGCCCGGATCGAGGAGACGAACGTCCCCACCTCGCTACTCGACCGGCCGATGATCCGCGCCCACTCGTTGGCTTCCCCGTTCGTCCGTGCCGCCAGCAGGTCGGCGTAGCCGTCGATCTTGTTGATCTCGTTGAGCACCTCGTGGCGGAGATACTGGTTCAGATACTCCAGGCGCTGTTGCTCGTGTTTCCGGCGACGCGCCTCGACGGCCGCCCGTTCCTGTGCCCGACCGCGGTTGATCGACCGGGCTTCGACGACGCCCGTCACGGTACCCATCGACGCACCGAACCCGGTCGCCATCAACAGCAACAGCAGGTGTTCGCCCCGGTCGTACTGTGGCTCGAGGACGAACAGGGCCGTCGCCACGGCGATCAGAAAGAGTACGGCGACCCCGACAACCCAGACGACGACCCGGTAGTGGAGCGCCCGCTCCACGTCGGACTCCGACATCCAGACGAGGGAGCCAAAGAGGACGACGAGCGGCACGCCCAACAGGACGACTTCGAGGTAGCCGTCCACCTCCGCGTCCGCGATTTCCCGGGCGTCGTTGTAATGATAGAAAAAGAGCAGGTACGCACTCAGAAAGCCCGTCCACAGCACCCACATCCCGACACGTCCCGGATCGCGTCGCAGCCACCGACCGGGGAAGCGAGCACTCATCGGGGTGACCGAGTCGGCGGCCGGTAAAGAACTCTCGTATGTGCTCTATATACCGCTCCCGTGCTGGTCTCTCGATTGATACTCGGGGAGTGAGGTTTTAGTTCGGAGTTGCGAAGCGACGACTAATGGCTGCACAGCGAGCGGAACGGGGCGCGCGCGGTATCGATCCGCTCCACGTGGTCGGCGTCGGCGTACTGAGCGGGCTGTTGTTCACCGTTGGCCTTCTGGTCGCCGAGGCGCCGGGCGAGTTGGCCCTGGACGTGGATCTGAAGCCGTTCTTTCTCCCCTACCTCCTGATCGCGGTCGTCCGATACGGCTTCCTGACGCTCTCGGCGGGCCTGGGCGCCGCGATCGGTGAAGGGGCCCTCGATGTCGCGGAGGGCTACGAACTCGACGATCCCGTCGGCTTCATCGGCTACGTCGTCGGGTTCACGCTTTTCGGCTGGTATCTCCATCGCGTCGCTAACGATCCGACCGCGCGGCGCGCACAGACCGTCGCCGCGATCCTCGGCGCGTTCGGACAGGCCGTCTTCGAGGGGCTGGCGTTTCTGGTGTTCGCGACCGATGCCAGTCCGCTCGATGCCGGCGCGAGCGTCGTGGGCAATACGGTCACACACGGCGTGGTACTCGGCGCGATTCCGCTCGTCGTCCTGTACCCGTGGCTCGAACCGCTAGTTGAAAAAGAATCGGGCGAGAGCGACTGAGTGCGGTCAGTCGTCGGCGGGCGTCGCGCCGCCGGCACCCTCTTCGTACTGCTGTTTCGTGAGGGTGAGTTTGCCGCCGGCCGCGAGGATTTCACGCTCGCGTTCGGAGGCGTCGAACTGGGCGGTCGCCTCCCAGTCGTCGTTGACGCGGATGGTGAACTCCTCCGCGCCCGACGCCACCGCGTCGGCCACGTCGTCGACGACCTCGATGTGGTCGCCCTGTTCGATGCGGTCGTAGGTCGCCTCGTCGATGGTCAGGGGTAGGAGGCCGAAGTTGAACAGGTTCGCCTTGTGGATGCGGGCGAAAGACTGCGCGAGGACGGCCTCGACGCCGAGATACATCGGACACATCGCCGCGTGTTCGCGGGAGGAGCCCTGGCCGTAGTTCTCGCCGGCCACGAGGATGCCGTGATCGGAGGCCCTGGCGCGCTCCGCGAACGTCTCGTCGACACGCGAGAGCGTGAACTCCGAGAGTTTGTCGATGTTCGAGCGGAACTTGAGGATGTCCGAGGTGGCGGGGATGATGTGATCGGTGGTGATGTTGTCCTCCATCTTGAGGAGGGTCTCGCCGCCGATGTCGGCCCCGAGCGGGTCCTTCAGCGGCACGTCACCGATGTTCGGACCCTTGATAAGGTCGTCGTCGACCGCCTCGTCGGGTTCGATGATGTCGGCTTTCGAGCCGTCGTACTGGTCCGGGAGTTCGACGCCGGGTGACTCCAGATCGCCGAGTTCCTCGGCCAGATCGCGCGGATCGACGATTTCGCCGGCCAACGCCGCCGCTGCGGCCACCTGTGGCGAACAGAGGTAGACCGAGTCGTTCTCGATGCCCGACCGACCCTCGAAGTTCCGATTGAAAGTCCGGAGGGAGACGGAGTCGGAGGCGGGGACGTGGCCGATGCCGATACAGGGGCCACACGTCGCTTCGGAGACGTTGACGCCGGCGGCCATCATCTCGGCCGTCCAGCCCTCGCGGGCGAGGAGTTCGCCGGCCTGCTTCGAGCCGGGGGCGACGATCATCTCGAGGTCCTTCTTGATTTCGCGACCCTTGAGCATCTTCGCGGCGGGGAGGATGTCCTCGTAGCCGCCGTTGGTACAGGAGCCGACGATGACCTGCTCCACGTCGGTGCCGGCAACATCGCGGACCGGCACCACGTTGTCGGGCATCGACGGACAGGAGATGAGCGGTTCGAGTTCCGAGAGGTCGACGACGATTTCGTCGGCGTACTCCGCGTCCTCGTCCGCCGAGAGTTCGACGTACTCGTCGCCGCGGCCCTGGCGTTCGAGGTACTCTTTCGTGTGCTCGTCGGTGGGGAAGATGGAGGTGGTCGCGCCGAGTTCCGTCCCCATGTTCGTGATCGTCGTTCGCTCGGGCACCGAGAGGCTCTCCACGCCGGGGCCGGTGTACTCGAACACTTTGCCGACGCCGCCCTTGACCGAGAGGCGACGCAGCATCTCGAGGATGAGGTCCTTCGCGGACGCCCAGTCGGGGAGTTCGCCCTCCAGTCGGACGTTCACGACTTCGGGCATCTCGACGAAGTAGGGGCCGCCGCCCATCGCGACGGCCACGTCGAGGCCACCGGCGCCGATGGCGAGTTCGCCGAGGCCGCCGGGCGTCGGCGTGTGGGAGTCCGACCCGAGCATCGTCTTGCCGGGGGCGGCGAAGTTCTCCTTGTGGACGTTGTGGCAGATGCCGTTGCCCGGGCGGGAGAAGTACGCGCCGTAGGTTCCCGCGGCCGACCGCAGGAACCGGTGGTCGTCGGTGTTTTTAAAGTCGAACTGATACGTCTGGTGATCACAGTACTGCGCGGCGAGTTCCGTCTGCACTTCGTCGAGTTCGAGCGCCTCGAACTGCAGCCAGACCATCGTGCCGGTGGTGTCCTGTGTGAGTACCTGGTCGATCTCGATCCCGATCTCCTCGCCGGGTTCGAGATCCCCCTCGACGAGGTGGTCGTCGAGGATCTTCTCCGTGAGCGTCTGTCCCATAACGTCCGGCCATCGACCGCCGACGGATATAAATCCCGCGTTGAAGCGCGTTAACTCCTCCCGCGGCGGTTTTCACTACGAACGTACCCCGCTTCGACACACGCCGAACGACCGCCACGGTTTTGTCCCGTCTCGGCGACCCCCCGGTATGTTTCGCGCCGGTTCGTTCGTCGCCGATCACGTCTCGCCCGTCGCGCCCGAACAGGTCCAGCCAAACGGCGTCGACCTGACCGTCGACGCCATCTTCGAGACACGAGAGCGTGGACGCATCGGCCGCGACGGCAAGCGGATCGGCGACCGGGCGACGCTCGATCCCGATCCCGACGCCGGTGCCTACGTCCTTCCCGCCGGTGGCTACGTCGCCCAGTACGGGGAGACGATCCGGATCCCCGAGGGCCACGTCGGCTTCGTCTACCCCCGCTCGTCGCTCATGCGAAACGGCTGTATGCTCCACACGGCCGTCTGGGACGCGGGCTACGAGGGCCGCGGCGAGGGGTTGCTCGCCGTCCACCGCGACGTGGAGATCGAACCCGGCGCCCGGATCGCCCAACTCGTCTTCGCCGAGGCGAACCACGACGGCACCTACGACGGCAGCTACCAGGGCGAGCGAATAGACGATTAACCCCCGATTAGCCGCCGATACGCACCGATTACTCAAGGCACTCGGCGGCGAGGACTCCTCCGTGTCACCTCGCCGACCGCGCCCGCCCCGGGCGGTACTCGAACGGCTCGTTGCCCAGTTCCCCCCACGGCTCCGGGACCGTACCCTCGACGCCCCGCCGTCGGATGCGACCGCCGTCCCGCCGCCACGATCCGCCATCGTCGAGGTGGCGTGCTGGGCGCCGGTGGCCGGTCCGGACGGTCCGTCGGCCGACCCCGAGCCGCGGACGACGCTCCTTGCGGACCCCGCGGCGCCGGGTGGAACGGACGCCCCTGTCTCGCACACGCTCGTCCTCGAAGTCGACGCGCCGACGCGCTCCGTCGCCGTTGATTACCGCTCGCTCGACTCCTCGGTAGTGGCGGCACACGGCGTCCGCGTGCGGACCGACGACGGCAACCCCGTCCCCGTCAGCGAGACGCGTACCGACGGCGGCGCGTTCGTCGTGACGCTCGCCGAACCACGGACCGACGGCGCGCTGTTCGTCGAGTACGACGTGACCCGGAATCCGAGCGGCGGTCGCCACACCGTCGGCGTCGTCGTCGACGGCGAACGCGAGACCGAGGCGCGGTTGGTGGTGGTCGGGTAGGGACCCGTCGGTCGCCGGAACACGGACCGGGAGGGAGTTGAACCACGCGACTGCATCGCTACCGCTTGGCGGTCTCTCATTCAACACCCTCGTAACCGCTTCGCTCGTCACGTTCGTTCCTCGCAGAAGCGGGCCGGGAGGGAGTTGAACCACGGTCGGACGTGCTCGCTTCGCTGTGCTCGACCTCTCTGGTTCGACTCCTTCCTGCCGGTTCCCTCACCGCCTCGTTGTCACTCGGCGGTTCAGTGCACGGGCCGGGAGGGAGTTGAACCCCCGACCGTCTGGTCACTTCCGCACCCGCCCGTTCGACCGAGCGACCACGTTAAAAGCCAGACGCTCTGCCTGACTGAGCTACCGGCCCCGAATTGACGAATGTGAGCAGGGGTATAAACGCTTACGATGAGCCGTTATTCGATCGACGAGAGTCAGCAATCGATCCCGAACTTCTCTGCTCATACTGCCGGCTGTAAGTCAATCAAGATATTCGCCATCCTGGGATGGCGAATATCTTGAAACAGTTACAGCCGACAGCATCAGTTGATGTTTGGCGACCGCTTCGCTGAGTTGGCCTCTCCCTCTTTTCGATGGTCTGGTGCACTCATATCGAGTTCGTATCGAACTGTACCGATAAAACCGGAGATATGGCCGACGGAACCGATCCTCACAGCTCCAGATACTCGTCCAGCGCGTCCGCGACCAGCCCGTCGGGGTCGCGGTTCTCGACCGACGCCCGGCGCCGAAGCTCGATGTACTGATCCGGCGGGAGGGTCACGCCGAGGCGGCCGAACGTGAGGTCACGCTCCGACAGCGCGCTCTCGACGTCGGTGCCGTTGCCGACTTCGCTGGCGAGGCGGCGAATCTCACGGACGGTAAGGTCGTGTTCGAGCGTCGCCCACGCCAGCGCGTAGCGGTCGTCGCCGGCGACGCGCGCGATGTGTTTCGCGGCGGTCGGGGCGATGGTGCCGCGCGCGACGTGCCGACGGATGGCCCGCGGCAGGTCGTGGACCCGCGCCCACTTCCGGATGAAGGCGACGGAGACGTCGCCGCCGGCGCGTTCCGCGGCCGTCTTATAGGAGCCGACGCCCCGAACCAGCGCGGCACACGCCGCCGCCCCGCGTAACATGTAGACGTGGTCCTCGGAGCCGACGGTGTTCTCGGCGAAAGAGCGCACGGTGTCGGCGGCGAGCTGGACGCTCTCGGGGTCGTCGGGGTCGAAGCCGACGGCCTCGGTCGCCCGCTCGCCAGTCACCGCCGGGTCGGCCCGGACGACGGGCGCGCCGACCGGCGACTCGCGGTCGGCGGGGCGGTCCGGGACGTCCGGATCCTCGCTCATCGCCCCCTCCTTGGAGAAGGGGATTCAAAAGCCCCCGGTGGGTGTGTGCGGTCGCCACCGGACTAAACAGTTCACTCGGAGGACACCGACACAGTAACGCGATCCCCGACCGCGAAGTCGTGGTCCGGATGGACCAGTTTCGCGCCGAAGTCGGCGTCGCGGGCGACGAACAGCGACAGCCCGGTGATCGACGCCCCGTTCGCCGAGAGCGATACGTCGTCCCACGTCACGTGACGCCCGTCGGCGACGCCGGCGCGCGCGCCGACGACCGACACCGGCCCGTCGGCGCCCGGTAGGACGCCCCCGCCGTCGTAGTGGGGGTAGCCCCCGTCGAGGACGACGCCCCGACCGCCGGCCAGCCCCGCCCACGTCCCCGGCTTCGGATGCACCGGCTCGTCGAGGACGACGTACGTCTCGCCGGCCTCGCGAACGACGCCGGTACCGTCCCAGTCCAGCGGTCGCACGTCGATGTCGATGTCGACGGGGAGCGACCCCGCGGCCCGGTAGGGGTTCGCGCCCGGCTCGCGAAAGCCCAGGTGGACGTGGTTGTCGACCCACGGGGCAAAGAAGCCCGACCGGACCATCTCGCCCAGCGAGTCGCCGACAACGACGGTGTCCCCGGGGATGACGGCCGGATCGACGTGGAGGATTCGCGCGATATGCTCGCCGGTGTCGACCAGGACGAGGTGATCCTCGGGAACGGCGTAGGGTCGCGACGGCGCGCCCACGGTGCGGGTGTCGAGCACCTCGCCGGCGACGGGCGAGATGCCGCGGTTGCTCTCCGGATAGAGGTCGATGGCACACCCCCGGTCGTGGGCGGGGTACGGGGAGTTGTAGCGGGAGAACCGTCGGTAGTGGTCGAGCGTCGACGCCGGAACCGTGACCATACCGGGAGTTGGGCCGGGTGGGCTTATATAGTGGCGCTTGTAAGTCATCTCACATCTGATCCCACGCAGTCTGGCGATCAGGTGTGCAAACAGTTCCAAACGCTACTATACTGACGGTCGTGAGCGTGGGGTGTGCCTATACGTCTCGACGCCCTCCACCGGACTATGCGTGTCCTCAGGGGCCGGGTGGAGACGGTGGCGGCCGACCGGGAGCGAACCCGCGCGATGCTCGACCGGACGGCGGAGACGGGCGAGCCGGCGGTGCGGGTGTGGACGCCACATCGCCAGGTGGCGTTCGGCCGCCGTGACGCGGCGGAGCCGGGCTACGACCGCGCCGCCGATGCCGCTCGCGAACGCGGCTTCGAAGCGGTCGAGCGGTCGGTCGGCGGGCGGGCCGTCGCCTACACGGGCTCGACCGTCGCCTTCGCCCACACGGTGCCCGTCGAGGGCCACCGGACCGGCCTCGACGACCGCTACGACGCAGCGACCGAACGACTCCGGCGGGCGCTCGCGGCCCTCGGCGTCGACGCCACACCCGGCGAACCGCCCGAATCCTTCTGTCCGGGGAGTCACTCGTTGCAGTGTGACGGGAAGGTCGTCGGCGTCGCCCAGCGGGTGCGGACCGACGCCGCGCTGGTCGCCGGCTGTGTCGTCGTCGCCGACCGCGACGGCCTCGCGGGCGTTCTGGCGGCGGTGTACGACGCCCTCGACCACCCCTTCGACCCCGAGAGCGTCGGGAGCGTCGCGGCGGCGGGCGGGCCGAGCGATCCGGCGTCGGTGATCTCGGCGGTCGAACGGGAACTCGTCGGCGACGAGCCGACGACCATCCACCGGCTCGGAAACGGGGGAACTTAGGACGGTACGGGCGAACGGAAAGACATGCTCGTACGGAACGCGACCCTTCCCGACGGTCGCGTGCGCGACGTTCGCATCGAGGGAGAGCGCATCGAGGCGGTCGGCACCGGTCTGGAGTCGGGGAGTGAGGTCGTCGACGCCGCCGACCGACTCCTCCTCCCCGGCGCCGTCGACGCCCACGTCCACTTCCGGGAGCCCGGCGCCCCGCACAAGGAGACGTGGCGAACCGGCTCCCGGAGCGCCGCCGCGGGCGGCGTCACGACCGTCGTCGACCAGCCCAACACCGACCCGCCGACGACGACCGGCGCCGCCTACGACCAGAAGGAACTCTGCGCCCGGCACTCGCTGGTGGATTACGGCATCAACGGCGGCGTCACGCCCGACTGGGACCCCGAGACGCTGTTCGACCGCCCCCTCTTCGCACTCGGGGAGGTCTTTCTCGCCGACTCCACGGGCGAGATGGGTATCGACGGCGACCTGTTCGAGGACGCGGTCCACCGGGCGAGCGAGGCGGGCGTCCCCGTCACCGTCCACGCCGAGGACGCGACGCTGTTCGACGAGCACGCGCGCGACCGAGCGGGCGAGGGGACGGGTCGGGAGGCGAACGCCGACGCCTGGAGCGCCTACCGCGCTGCCGAGGCCGAAATCGCCGCCGTCGAGCGCGCCGTCGAGATCGGCGTCGGCGCCGGCGCACGCCTCCACATCGCCCACACCAGCACGCCCGAGGCGGTCGATATCGTCGCCGACGCGCCCGACACTGTGACCTGCGAGGTGTCGCCGCATCACTGCCTGCTCTCGCGCGACGACCTCGCCGATCTCGGCACGCTCGGACGAATGAACCCGCCGCTCCGGAGCGAGCGGCGCCGGGAAGCGCTCTACGATCG contains these protein-coding regions:
- a CDS encoding sensor histidine kinase, which produces MSARFPGRWLRRDPGRVGMWVLWTGFLSAYLLFFYHYNDAREIADAEVDGYLEVVLLGVPLVVLFGSLVWMSESDVERALHYRVVVWVVGVAVLFLIAVATALFVLEPQYDRGEHLLLLLMATGFGASMGTVTGVVEARSINRGRAQERAAVEARRRKHEQQRLEYLNQYLRHEVLNEINKIDGYADLLAARTNGEANEWARIIGRSSSEVGTFVSSIRAIMNADGENLRIQPTDVTAIAEATAERVNVDEGRATVTVDASGPVYAAAGDLLDRVFVNLVENATLHCDDPTVRIGIRADDDIVVVRVCDDGPGIPDAARATLFDPPESGDHGYGLFLSQHLVELYGGRLRLETTGPDGTVFRLRLESASATDRPPRTDAETVSPRAPERTAP
- a CDS encoding aconitate hydratase, with product MGQTLTEKILDDHLVEGDLEPGEEIGIEIDQVLTQDTTGTMVWLQFEALELDEVQTELAAQYCDHQTYQFDFKNTDDHRFLRSAAGTYGAYFSRPGNGICHNVHKENFAAPGKTMLGSDSHTPTPGGLGELAIGAGGLDVAVAMGGGPYFVEMPEVVNVRLEGELPDWASAKDLILEMLRRLSVKGGVGKVFEYTGPGVESLSVPERTTITNMGTELGATTSIFPTDEHTKEYLERQGRGDEYVELSADEDAEYADEIVVDLSELEPLISCPSMPDNVVPVRDVAGTDVEQVIVGSCTNGGYEDILPAAKMLKGREIKKDLEMIVAPGSKQAGELLAREGWTAEMMAAGVNVSEATCGPCIGIGHVPASDSVSLRTFNRNFEGRSGIENDSVYLCSPQVAAAAALAGEIVDPRDLAEELGDLESPGVELPDQYDGSKADIIEPDEAVDDDLIKGPNIGDVPLKDPLGADIGGETLLKMEDNITTDHIIPATSDILKFRSNIDKLSEFTLSRVDETFAERARASDHGILVAGENYGQGSSREHAAMCPMYLGVEAVLAQSFARIHKANLFNFGLLPLTIDEATYDRIEQGDHIEVVDDVADAVASGAEEFTIRVNDDWEATAQFDASEREREILAAGGKLTLTKQQYEEGAGGATPADD
- a CDS encoding deoxyuridine 5'-triphosphate nucleotidohydrolase, encoding MFRAGSFVADHVSPVAPEQVQPNGVDLTVDAIFETRERGRIGRDGKRIGDRATLDPDPDAGAYVLPAGGYVAQYGETIRIPEGHVGFVYPRSSLMRNGCMLHTAVWDAGYEGRGEGLLAVHRDVEIEPGARIAQLVFAEANHDGTYDGSYQGERIDD
- a CDS encoding DUF7119 family protein, with the translated sequence MSEDPDVPDRPADRESPVGAPVVRADPAVTGERATEAVGFDPDDPESVQLAADTVRSFAENTVGSEDHVYMLRGAAACAALVRGVGSYKTAAERAGGDVSVAFIRKWARVHDLPRAIRRHVARGTIAPTAAKHIARVAGDDRYALAWATLEHDLTVREIRRLASEVGNGTDVESALSERDLTFGRLGVTLPPDQYIELRRRASVENRDPDGLVADALDEYLEL
- a CDS encoding lipoate--protein ligase family protein — its product is MRVLRGRVETVAADRERTRAMLDRTAETGEPAVRVWTPHRQVAFGRRDAAEPGYDRAADAARERGFEAVERSVGGRAVAYTGSTVAFAHTVPVEGHRTGLDDRYDAATERLRRALAALGVDATPGEPPESFCPGSHSLQCDGKVVGVAQRVRTDAALVAGCVVVADRDGLAGVLAAVYDALDHPFDPESVGSVAAAGGPSDPASVISAVERELVGDEPTTIHRLGNGGT
- a CDS encoding dihydroorotase produces the protein MLVRNATLPDGRVRDVRIEGERIEAVGTGLESGSEVVDAADRLLLPGAVDAHVHFREPGAPHKETWRTGSRSAAAGGVTTVVDQPNTDPPTTTGAAYDQKELCARHSLVDYGINGGVTPDWDPETLFDRPLFALGEVFLADSTGEMGIDGDLFEDAVHRASEAGVPVTVHAEDATLFDEHARDRAGEGTGREANADAWSAYRAAEAEIAAVERAVEIGVGAGARLHIAHTSTPEAVDIVADAPDTVTCEVSPHHCLLSRDDLADLGTLGRMNPPLRSERRREALYDRVVRGRVDMLATDHAPHTREEKDATLLSAPSGVPGVETLVPLLLAETLSGPLTVERVRDLTAANPASTFDLPRKGRIEAGMDADLALYDLDRVRPIRGNRLHSKCGWTPFEGRTGVFPEWTLRRGERVYDGTMDTFGSANGENVRSA